From Cannabis sativa cultivar Pink pepper isolate KNU-18-1 chromosome 8, ASM2916894v1, whole genome shotgun sequence, a single genomic window includes:
- the LOC115700467 gene encoding uncharacterized protein LOC115700467: MAEDRNELSDYTSEDEGTEDYRQGGYHSVRVGDSFKNGCYVVQSKLGWGHFSTVWLAWDTQKLRYVALKIQKSARHYTEAAMDEIKILKQIAEGDPDDKKEVVKLLDHFKHSGPNGQHVCMVFEYLGDNLLTVIKYSDYRGIPLHMVKKICFHILTGLDYLHQQLSIIHTDLKPENVLLLSMIDPSKDPKRSGAPLILPTAKNKVASESGASKEVKTTYNGDLTKNQKKKIRKKAKKAAQDCGGKETSEDEIDSKTNNGFENPVKSVVKSRRDCVDEKEKRSEAKDKLTNGEETKDNDEEDNKGARRGNRTTRQKLLADVDLKCKLVDFGNACWTYKQFTNDIQTRQYRCPEVILGSKYSTSADLWSFACICFELATGDVLFDPHSGDNYDRDEDHLALMMELLGMMPRKIALGGRYSREFFNRYGDLRHIRRLRFWPISKVLVEKYEFSEQEANDMADFLIPLLDFVPEKRPTAAQCLSHPWFNAVPRGLEPSVVAAVEVPPQDSDKNFSEKKETDDREAMEAGVSNIVIQGTSKLITDPKFTE, translated from the exons ATGGCGGAGGATCGGAATGAGCTGAGTGACTACACTTCGGAGGACGAGGGAACTGAAGATTACAGGCAAGGAGGGTACCACTCAGTCCGAGTTGGGGATTCATTCAAAAATGGCTGCTATGTGGTGCAGAGCAAGCTTGGGTGGGGACATTTCTCCACCGTTTGGCTCGCTTGGGACACTCAGAAATtg cGGTATGTAGCGTTGAAAATCCAAAAGAGTGCCCGTCATTACACCGAAGCTGCAATGGATGAGATAAAGATTCTCAAGCAAATTGCAGAGGGAGATCCGGATGATAAAAAGGAGGTTGTAAAGCTTTTGGATCACTTCAAGCATTCGGGTCCAAATGGGCAACATGTGTGTATGGTTTTCGAGTACTTGGGAGATAATCTTTTGACCGTTATTAAGTATAGTGATTACCGAGGGATTCCACTCCATatggttaagaaaatatgtTTTCACATTTTGACCGGTTTAGATTATTTGCATCAACAACTTTCGATCATACACACTGATCTGAAACCTGAAAATGTCTTGCTTTTGTCCATGATTGATCCATCAAAAGACCCGAAAAGATCTGGTGCACCACTTATCCTTCCAACTGCCAAGAACAAAGTTGCTTCTGAATCGGGAGCCTCCAAAGAAGTAAAAACAACTTATAATGGTGATCTTACGAAAAACCAGAAAAAGAAGATTCGGAAAAAGGCTAAGAAGGCAGCTCAAGATTGTGGAGGAAAGGAAACTTCTGAAGATGAGATAGATTCCAAGACTAATAATGGCTTTGAGAATCCTGTTAAGAGTGTTGTAAAATCAAGGCGAGATTGTGTTGacgaaaaagaaaagagatccgAAGCTAAAGATAAACTGACAAATGGTGAAGAGACAAAGGACAATGATGAGGAAGATAATAAAGGTGCTAGAAGAGGGAACCGAACGACAAGGCAGAAGCTCCTTGCTGATGTCGATCTCAAATGCAAACTGGTGGATTTCGGAAATGCTTGTTGGACATATAAACAATTTACAAATGATATACAGACAAGACAGTATAGATGTCCTGAGGTTATTCTTGGTTCTAAGTACTCAACTTCTGCGGATTTGTGGTCGTTTGCTTGCATTTGCTTTGAGCTCGCAACCGGTGATGTTCTATTTGATCCTCACAGTGGTGATAATTATGATAGAGATGAG GACCATTTGGCTTTAATGATGGAGCTTCTCGGGATGATGCCACGCAAG ATTGCATTGGGTGGTCGCTACTCGAGGGAATTCTTTAACAGATATGGGGATCTGAGACACATTCGTCGGTTGCGTTTCTGGCCTATTAGTAAGGTGCTAGTAGAAAAGTACGAGTTTAGCGAACAAGAAGCCAATGACATGGCTGATTTCCTCATTCCTTTACTTGATTTTGTACCTGAAAAGAGACCAACAGCAGCACAATGCCTCAGCCATCCATGGTTTAATGCTGTTCCACGGGGTCTTGAGCCTtcggttgttgctgctgttgaAGTCCCACCTCAGGATTCAGATAAGAACTTTTCTGAGAAGAAGGAGACGGATGATAGAGAAGCAATGGAGGCTGGAGTGAGCAATATCGTCATTCAAGGAACTTCTAAGCTCATCACAGATCCAAAATTCACGGAATAG
- the LOC115701116 gene encoding magnesium transporter MRS2-11, chloroplastic, whose product MALSPKPYLLYSPLHSPSPSPVPAKLSFCSSLPPPPKNFEISAALFAPIALRVSWRAKCVRSATQEDNRSESDDAVSEDQSSISADSKVSQLKVNTTSSSDSLSLGIREPVYEVVEVKSDGMISNRKINRRQLLKSSGLRPRDIRSVDPSLFLTNSAPSLMVREHAILLNLGSLRAIAMQEQVLIFDYNRRGGKAFVDTLLPRLNPKNINGGPSMPFMLEVVEAALLSRIHRLEQRLMDLEPRVQGLLEVLPNRLTAQILERLRISKQTLVELDSRAGALRQMLLDLLEDPHEIRRICIMGRNCRLKKGSEDLECSVAVEQQIAEEEEEEIEMLLENYLQRCESCHGQAERLLDSAKEMEDSIAVNLSSRRLEVSRVELLLQVGTFCVAVGALVAGIFGMNLRSYLEEHVSAFWLTTAGIIVGAVVGFFLMYSYLRKRKIL is encoded by the exons ATGGCTCTCTCTCCGAAGCCCTACCTTCTCTATTCCCCTCTCCATTCTCCGTCACCGTCTCCAGTACCGGCGAAGCTCTCTTTCTGCTCTTCTCTACCGCCGCCGCCGAAGAATTTTGAGATCTCCGCTGCTCTGTTCGCTCCGATCGCGCTCAGGGTTTCGTGGAGAGCCAAGTGTGTTCGATCGGCTACTCAGGAAGACAACCGGAGTGAATCTGATGACGCTGTATCGGAAGATCAGAGCTCGATTTCGGCTGATTCTAAGGTTTCTCAGTTGAAGGTTAATACGACGTCGTCGAGCGATTCTCTGTCTCTTGGGATTCGTGAGCCTGTATATGAG gtGGTGGAAGTGAAATCGGATGGGATGATATCTAATAGAAAAATCAATAGGCGTCAATTGCTGAAATCGAGTG GGCTTCGTCCTCGTGATATTCGAAGTGTTGACCCTTCGTTGTTTTTGACTAATTCCGCTCCTTCTTTAATG GTCCGTGAACATGCTATTCTTCTAAACTTAGGCTCATTACGAGCTATTGCAATGCAAGAACAAGTCCTCATATTCGACTACAATCG AAGAGGTGGGAAAGCTTTTGTAGACACTCTGTTGCCTAGACTGAAcccaaaaaatataaatggggGACCATCAATGCCATTTATGCTTGAG GTCGTGGAAGCAGCCCTACTTTCAAGAATACACCGGTTAGAGCAGAGACTAATGGATTTAGAACCTCGT GTTCAAGGTCTGCTTGAAGTTCTGCCTAATCGATTAACTGCCCAAATACTGGAAAGACTTCGAATAAGCAAGCAAACTTTG GTTGAACTAGATTCAAGAGCAGGGGCTCTCAGACAAATGCTGCTTGATCTTCTTGAGGATCCACACGAAATTCGCCGTATCTGTATCATGGGTCGAAACTGCAGACTCAAGAAGGGTAGTGAAGATTTGGAATGCTCAGTTGCAGTAGAACAGCAAATTGCTGAAG aagaggaagaagaaattgaGATGCTTTTGGAAAACTATCTCCAAAG aTGTGAGTCTTGTCATGGTCAGGCTGAAAGGTTACTTGATTCTGCAAAGGAAATGGAAGATTCTATAGCTGTCAATTTGAG CTCTCGGAGGCTTGAGGTTAGCAGAGTGGAATTGCTCCTTCAAGTTGGGACATTTTGTGTGGCGGTTGGTGCTCTTGTTGCAG GTATTTTTGGCATGAACTTAAGGTCGTATCTTGAAGAACATGTG TCTGCATTCTGGCTCACAACAGCTGGGATAATCGTTGGAGCTGTTGTAGGATTCTTCCTAATGTATTCTTACCTCAGGAAGAGGAAAATTCTCTGA